The stretch of DNA CCGTCCCTGCAGGCAGCACGGCAAAGGTGATAAAGGGAACGAGCACCAGATTGGCCGCAAACGACAGAGCAGCGAACTGATTGAAGTAGTAAATCGTCAGCGGAAACGAAACAAGCTGCGCAACCAGCGTGACTGCGACCGCGCTTCCGAGTCTGCGGGGCAAAAAGGAAACAAGGGGCGCCGCCAGCGGGACATATAGCATAAGTCCGGCCGTTACGAGAAATGACAGCTGAAAGCTGACGTTAAGCAAAAAGTACGGCTCCCATATCAGCATGAGCAGCGCAGACACGCTCAAAATATGCATGCCGTCCTTCAATACACCCATACGCGCAGCATATAAGGCGATCATGCTCATCACCCCTGCCCGGACGACGGAAGGGCCAGCCCCGGAGAAAAGCACATACGCTGGAATGAGCAGCAGTGTCACAGTCAGCGCCGTTTCCTTGGTGAGCCTCAGCCGTGACAGAACGAACAGCAGAAAGCCTGCGTATACGGCGACATGCATCCCGGAAATGGCAAGAATATGCGTAAGTCCGAGCCTGGAGAACTGCCGGTACGTCTCCGGATCGAGCTCATCCTGCATTCCGATAATGAGCCCCTTTAAATATCCGGCGTCCTTCTCCCGGAACAGAGATTCCAGTTCCGCTCCCAGCTCCGCTCTAACTGCGTCGTTCCAGCGCAGAAGCTTCCGGAGACTCAAGGTTTCGGGCGGTACTGCCTTGACTTGTCCGGTCCCGGCAACCTTCAGCGTCCAGTGAATATGCCGGTTCCGCAAATATTCGCGGTAATCGAACCCGCCGAAATTGCGGGCACCGGAGGGTGACGCAAGGCTGCCGTCCAGCGCTACGCGGTCTCCCCTTCTCCAAGTGGCCGCAGCGGCTATCTCCTGCTCTGCCTGGAGCTTCAGCTGCACGGCGATTTTCTCCCCATGAACCGATTGGGCAGCGGTCCCGGCAGCGCCGCTTGTTCCATCTCTATTAAGCGAAGCAGACTTACTCTCTTCACCAACCGGCAAAGAACCGTCCTGCCCGCCGGATGACCGGATTTTCTCCAGTTTAACCGTAAAATCGACCCGGTCCCCATCCCGCTCCACGGTTGACACGATTGTCCCTTCCGCATGAACCGCCAGTTCTTCCAGCCGGGCGGAAGGCCATCCGAGCGCCTCTGGAAGGACGCTTTCGTTGCGCAGGTCATTCCATTCCCAGTACGCTCCGCCCACGGTAAGTGTAATCCACAGCAGGATTATATGCTTTCGGCTCCACCAGCCGGGCAGCATACCCGCTGCAAGCAGCAGCGATGCTCCAGCCCAAGCTGTGAACAGCCTTTCTGTCGGCAGTATACTTGCGGCTCCATTTCCAATCACCCAGCAGATGACCAAATAGAGCAGCGGTCTTCTTCTCATTGACATCCCTTCTTCTCCTGGCAAAATACTGCCCCGCGAGGGGCGAAACAGCCATCTCAAAAAAAAGAACCCCTGTTTACGCGTAAATGCGTAGACAGAGGTTCTTCCTCCTAATTTGATCCATATAACGCTGATAAACGCGTCTGCCTTAGCCTTGTACATCCAGAACCGTTTCGCGAGGAGGCTCATATCCTTCCAGCCGGCGAAACTGGATGCCTTTGGAGGCCATCATCAACCGGACCTTTTCCGTGTCCTTCGGATAGCTCCGGTGATAGACAATCTCGGCCACGCCGCTGTTGGCCAGCATATTCGCGCAGGTCCAGCAGGGCTCGTCTGTCACATATACTGTGCTGCCTTCCCGGTCAATCCGGTCCGTAAAGAGCAGCAGATTCTGCTCCGCATGAATCGTGCGGATGCAGCGCTGCTTCTTGACCATCGTCTCCGCCCCGTCTACAATCTCCAGCTCATACTGCTCGGAGATCATGCAGCCCTCTTCGGAGCAGTCCGGCACCCCCATTGGAGCGCCGTTATAGGCGGTTCCGAGCAGCTTCTTGCCCTGGACAAGTACAGCGCCGACGTGGCGGCGCGGACAGCGAGAACGTGTCGAGACCATAAAGGCGATATCCATAAAATACGTATCCCAATCTTTGCGATAGGCAATGGTCATTGTCATTCCCCATTCTCTCCAAAATCGTTGTTAACTATTGTAGCATATCCCAGAAGCCTGGCAATATAACAACTATCAATCGGCTCCCTGCCGCAGCTTCCGCTAATACCGCCAAGTATAATTCCTGTTTTATCAAAATAAAACGTAGGGCCTCAGCTTCTCCAGCATCTTCGGACCGATTCCTTTTACCTTTCCCAAATCGGAAGCGTTATGAAATGCCCCATGCTGATTGCGGTAATCCAGAATCGACTGCGCTTTCTTTTCGCCGATGCCTGGCAGGGCGGTCAATTCGGAGATTCCCGCCGTATTGACATTGACCTTCCCCTCCGCCGATGCCGGAGCATCAGCCGCCGGAGCCCGGGAAGCGGCAGCCCGATCTCTGGCGCTAGCATCTGTTACCAGGCTGCCCCCTTCCTCAGCCCGAGCCGCGTATCCCGCGCCGTCTCCATTCGGGACGGCCACCGATTTAGCGTTCTCCTGCGAGGCCGCATCTTTATCATCTCCGCTTTTTCGTCCAGGGTTGCCATCCGCTTCCTCTGCTTCTTTTATTTTATCCGTCTCACGAGAGGCCGCGTTCTCGCTATCAGACACAGGGCTGCCGCCCACTGTCGCCGTCTGCCCGCTTTCAATCGCCTTCGCCACCTCGGCGTTCAACGTTTCCCACCCGGTGATTCCTTGCTCATCTCCGTTTCCGGCGGTCCAGATTAAGCCGCCCCCGATTAACGCCACGGCAATCGCGCCGATTATACTTATCTTGTTCATACCGGCTTCTCCTTTTTCAATAATTTTCTAAATATTCGAACCTTTTTTCCATACATCACCTAAACTCAGGCATGTGGCCATGCCTGTAACGCATACATATAACGAAGAACATTACTGTAAGAGCAAGCGCGAAAGGAGGAACCACAGGATGAAAGTGGGTTTTATCGGAACGGGCAGCATGGGCGGCCTGTTGATCGACGCCTTTCTTTCTTCCGGGGGGCTTTTGGCCGGCGACGTGATTGCGAGCAACCGCAGTCCGCAGAAGCTGGCCCGTCTCGCGCAGCTTCACCCCGGAATCACGCTGGCGGAAAGCAACGGGGAGACTGCGTCCCGCAGCGATATTTTATTTTTATGCGTCAAGCCGATGGAGTTTAAAACGCTAACCGATGAAATCGCCCATTGTCTCCGCAGCGAACAGATCGTCGTGTCCATTACAAGTCCGGTCCAAATTTACCATCTGGAGAGCGTCCTCCCATCCAAAATCGCCAAGATCATTCCTAGCATTACGCACAGCGTATACAGCGGAACCTCGCTCTGCGTACTCGGCAGCCGGCTGGAGGCCGATGATAGGACGCAGCTGCTCAAGCTGATGTCCCATATAGGCACTCCGGTGGAAATATACGAGCACCATACCCGGATCTCTTCCGATTTTTCCAGCTGCGGCCCGGCTTTCCTGAGCTATTTTATCGAACGGTGGATTGAAGCTGCCGTCGAAGCGACCGGGATCGACCATACACTGGCAGGAAAGCTTGCGGGCGAGATGCTTCTCGGAACGGGAAAGCTGCTGACCGAAGGCGAATTTACGCCGCAGCAGCTGCAGGACCGTGTCGCCGTCCCCGGCGGCATTACCGCCGAAGCCCTGAATCATCTGCGCTGCAGCCTGGACGGGGTGTTCGAACGGCTGATCGCCACGACGCACAAGAAATACGACGAGGATGTGGCCAAACTCGATTCGCTGTTCGGAAGGGACGGCATTACTCGGCGTAAATGATCGCCTCACAATCAGGAAATTGGGATGGACTCCGGAAACGCAAAAACCCCGCGGCAGGATGAACTCCCGCCGCGGGGTTTGGCGTTCTTCGCTAACCCACTACGATATTGACCAGCTTGCCCGGAACCGCAATGACCTTGCGTACGGTCTTGCCTTCTATTGCTGCGCTCACATT from Paenibacillus sophorae encodes:
- a CDS encoding ComEC/Rec2 family competence protein; this translates as MSMRRRPLLYLVICWVIGNGAASILPTERLFTAWAGASLLLAAGMLPGWWSRKHIILLWITLTVGGAYWEWNDLRNESVLPEALGWPSARLEELAVHAEGTIVSTVERDGDRVDFTVKLEKIRSSGGQDGSLPVGEESKSASLNRDGTSGAAGTAAQSVHGEKIAVQLKLQAEQEIAAAATWRRGDRVALDGSLASPSGARNFGGFDYREYLRNRHIHWTLKVAGTGQVKAVPPETLSLRKLLRWNDAVRAELGAELESLFREKDAGYLKGLIIGMQDELDPETYRQFSRLGLTHILAISGMHVAVYAGFLLFVLSRLRLTKETALTVTLLLIPAYVLFSGAGPSVVRAGVMSMIALYAARMGVLKDGMHILSVSALLMLIWEPYFLLNVSFQLSFLVTAGLMLYVPLAAPLVSFLPRRLGSAVAVTLVAQLVSFPLTIYYFNQFAALSFAANLVLVPFITFAVLPAGTAALLLGKVWPACAGALARVVEIMNDATFDAVEWTGRYAGITIWSSPSLLWIGLYYALLYGLLRVLKHYADTHHAPLYADDETRPLEGLRPHSNPRHSAAALPGDHQRMRTLTRCRIAAAALAGGLALLLYMGYRPERLSPEGSVNFLDVGQGDSILITTPGGAHILVDGGGTVSFGKREEWRIRRSPYEVGAKTLVPLLKKRGIHRLDAVILTHGDQDHAGGLQAVLEEIPVSALLFNGTLAQREEYIKLMKTALERGVRLYGVHRGMALSPNDSSKLSFLWPVPIKQDGEEIPVLEEQNPASVVFRLDMSGRSFLFTGDIDSKTEESITAANQSEGIGGASAVDVLKAAHHGSKSSNSAAWLEYWKPSVSVISVGAHNLYGHPSGEVLERFIDGGMLVYRTDQHGEIQMRIRDGEIQVRHKLKAGIDPGQS
- a CDS encoding deoxycytidylate deaminase; its protein translation is MTIAYRKDWDTYFMDIAFMVSTRSRCPRRHVGAVLVQGKKLLGTAYNGAPMGVPDCSEEGCMISEQYELEIVDGAETMVKKQRCIRTIHAEQNLLLFTDRIDREGSTVYVTDEPCWTCANMLANSGVAEIVYHRSYPKDTEKVRLMMASKGIQFRRLEGYEPPRETVLDVQG
- a CDS encoding ComEA family DNA-binding protein yields the protein MNKISIIGAIAVALIGGGLIWTAGNGDEQGITGWETLNAEVAKAIESGQTATVGGSPVSDSENAASRETDKIKEAEEADGNPGRKSGDDKDAASQENAKSVAVPNGDGAGYAARAEEGGSLVTDASARDRAAASRAPAADAPASAEGKVNVNTAGISELTALPGIGEKKAQSILDYRNQHGAFHNASDLGKVKGIGPKMLEKLRPYVLF
- the comER gene encoding late competence protein ComER, giving the protein MKVGFIGTGSMGGLLIDAFLSSGGLLAGDVIASNRSPQKLARLAQLHPGITLAESNGETASRSDILFLCVKPMEFKTLTDEIAHCLRSEQIVVSITSPVQIYHLESVLPSKIAKIIPSITHSVYSGTSLCVLGSRLEADDRTQLLKLMSHIGTPVEIYEHHTRISSDFSSCGPAFLSYFIERWIEAAVEATGIDHTLAGKLAGEMLLGTGKLLTEGEFTPQQLQDRVAVPGGITAEALNHLRCSLDGVFERLIATTHKKYDEDVAKLDSLFGRDGITRRK